The genomic interval GCCAAACAGTTGGCCCGTAGAGCGCAAGACAGCGACGTTTACCGTCAAGGCCGGTGCCGGCCCGCACGGTGAGTCGGGGGTCCCCCTGCTCATCGTCCTGCGGGACGTGCTGGGCTACGCCGACAACCGCAAGGAAGCGCGCTACGCGCTCAACGAGGACAACGTCCTCATCAACGGCACGCCCGTCTCCGACGAGGAACGGCCCGTCGGGATGTTCGACATCCTGGCCTTCACCGAGCGAGACGAGTACTACCGCGTGTTCCCCGGCGAGGGCGGTCGGCTGGCGCTGACCGCGATCGACGGCGACGCGGCCGACTCCAAACTGGGCAAGATCGTCACCAAGAGCAACGTCTCCGGTGGCGCTGTCCAGCTTGGGCTCCACGACGGGCAGACGCTGCTCGTCGAGGACGGCGACGCCTACAACGGCGGCGACTCGATCGTCGTCGACAACGAGAGCAACGAGATCGTCGCCCACTTCGAGTACGAGGAGGGCGCGCTCGTCACCGCCGTCGACGGCGCCCACGCGGGCGAGATCGGGACGGTCGAGGAGATCCAGGTCACCCCTGGCTCCTCTCAGAACAACGTCCTCGTCGAGCAGGACGACGCTGGCTTCGAGACGGTCGAAGAGTACGTCGTCGTCATCGACGAGAACTTCACGAGCGACGACGACGGAGGTGACGACGAATGAGCTCCGAGAGCGAATCCTCGGGCTTCCACGAGATGCGCGAACCGCGCGTCGAGAAGGTCGTCGTCCACATGGGGATCGGCCACGGTGGCCGAGACCTGGCGAACGCCGAGGAGATCATCACGGAGATCACCGGCCAGACGCCCGTCCGAACGAAGGCAAAGCGGACCGTCGGCGAGTTCGACATCCGCGAGGGCGACCCCATCGGCGCGAAGGTCACGCTTCGCGACGACGACGCCCACGAGTTCCTGCAGACGGCGCTGCCGCTCGCGGAGCTCTCGGAAGCCCAGTTCGACGACACCGGGAACTTCAGCTTCGGTGTCGAGGAACACACGGAGTTCCCGAGCCAGGAGTACGACCCGAGTATCGGGATCTACGGGCTGGACGTGACGGTCAACCTCGTCCGCCCCGGCTACCGCGTCGCCAAGCGCGACAAGGCGTCGCGTTCGATCCCGTCGAACCATCGGCTCAACCCCGCGGACGCGACCGCGTTCGTCGAGTCGACCTTCGACGCTGAGGTGAGCGAATGAGCGAAAGTGAAACCACGGACGAGCCCGACGCCGAGGCCGACACGGAACGGACCGGCCAGCTCGAATCCTGCCAGCGCTGCGGGCGCGAGCAGGGGCTGGTCGGCAAGTACGACATCTGGCTGTGTCGCCAGTGCTTCCGCGAGATCTCGCGGGGAATGGGCTTCAAGAAGTTCAACTAACCATGACAGGTAACGACCCATTCGCCAGTGCGCTGTCGGCCATCGATAACGCCGAGAGCGTCGGCCATCTGGAACAGACAGTATCGCCCGCCTCGAACGAAATCGGCTCCGTCCTCGAGGTCTTCTACGACCGCGGGTACATCGACGGGTTCAGCTTCGTCGACGACGGCAAAGCCGGTGAGTTCGAGGTCGAACTGAAAGGCGCCATCAACGAATGTGGCCCGGTCAAGCCCCGCTACTCGGCTGGGGCCGACGAGTTCGAGAAGTGGGAGAAGCGGTTCCTCCCGGCCCGTGACTACGGGACACTCGTCGTCACGACGAGCCACGGCGTCATGAGCCACTACGAGGCCCGCGAAGCGGGCATCGGTGGCCAAGTAATCGCGTACGTCTACTAACAATGACACGAGTAGCACTGGAGATTCCGGAGGACGTGACCGCCGAGATGGACCATCTCGACCTCACCGTCGAGGGTCCAAACGGCAGCGTCACGCGACGGCTCTGGTACCCCGACATCGATGTCTCGGTCGACGGTGACGAGGTCGTCATCGCGTCCGAGGAAGCAGACGCGAAGACCAACTCGACGGTCGGGACCTTCGAGAGCCACATCGAGAACATGTTCCACGGCGTGACCGAGGGCTGGGAGTACGAGATGGAAGTCTTCTACTCTCACTTCCCGATGCAGGTCGACGTGGAGGGTGACGAAGTCGTCATCGAGAACTTCCTCGGCGAGAAGGCCGCCCGTCGCACGACGGTCCACGGCGACACCGAGGTCCAGATCGACGGCGAGGAACTCACCCTCTCTGGCCCCGACATCGAGGCCGTCGGCCAGACCGCCGCGGACATCGAACAGCTCACCCGCGTCAACGACAAGGACGTTCGGGTGTTCCAGGACGGGGTGTACATCACCCAGAAACCGAACCGAGGTGACGCCTGATGGCAGACAACCCCGACAACAAGAGCAGTGACGCCGACGCCAACGAGGAGGCGCTGACGCAGGGTGACGGCCCCGAGGCCGACATCGAGTCGGAGAAACCCCACGGGGGCGACCCCGAGGACCCCGACCAGGTCGCCGAGGAAGCCGAAGACGACGAGATGGAGCTGACCGACATCAGCGGTGTCGGCGACGCCAAGGCGGAATCGCTCCGCGAGGCCGGCTTCCAGACCGTCGACGACGTTCGCGGTGCCGATCAGTCGGCACTCGCCGAGGTCACCGGCATCGGCAACGCGCTCGCCGCGCGGATCAAGGCCGATGTCGGTGGGCTCGAAGTCGAAGAGGAGACCGAGGCCGAAGTCGAAGAGGAGGGCGAGGAAGCCGAGCCCGAGGAGGGCGTGGAGACGGAACTCCAGCCCCGCGGGCTCGCCGACAAGACGCCGGACCTCGACGACGAGGAAGCCCGGCTCCTGACCCAGCGCCACCGGGTCGGGAAGCCCCAGTTCAACCGACAGGACCACCACAAGAAGAACCGCGTCTCGACCTCCTGGCGCCGCCCGCGCGGCCAGCTCTCGAAGCAGCGCCGCGGCATCAAGGGCAAGGGCGACACGGTCGAGGCCGGCTTCCGGTCCCCGACCGCGGTTCGCGGCAAGCACCCCTCGGGCTTCGAGGAAGTGCGTGTCCACAACGTCGACGACCTCGACGGCGTCGACGGCGATGCCGAGGCGGTTCGGATCGCCTCGAAGGTCGGCGCTCGCAAGCGCGAGCTGATCGAAGAAGCGGCCGAGGACGCGGGGATCCGCGTGCTCAACCCGACCTACGTGGAAGTGGAGGTGTCGGAATGACCGACCTCTCCGCACAGAAGCGTCTCGCGGCGGATGTCCTGGACGTCGGGAAGAACCGCGTCTGGTTCAACCCCGACCGACAGGGCGACATCGCTGACGCGATCACTCGCGAGGACGTTCGCGAACTGGTCGACGAGGGCGCCATCCAGGCCAAAGACGCGAAAGGCAACTCCCGCGGCCGCGCCCGGGAACGCCAGGAGAAACGCGCCTACGGCCACCAGAAGGGAGCCGGTTCCCGGAAGGGCAAAGCCGGCGCACGACAGAACGAGAAGGAAGCATGGGAGTCGCGCATCCGCGCACAGCGCGAGAAGCTGCGCGACCTCCGCGACGACGGCACACTGACGAAATCGCAGTACCGCGACCTCTACGACAAGGCCGGCGGTGGCGAGTTCGACAGTGTCGCCGACCTCGAACGGTACATCGACGCAAACCACGGTGACGAATAATGGCGACAGGACCACGATACAAGGTGCCGATGCGGCGACGCCGCGAGGCCCGTACCGATTACCATCAGCGGTTGCGCCTGCTGAAATCCGGCAAGCCCCGCCTCGTTGCTCGAAAGAGTAACAAGCACGTCAGGGCGCAGCTGGTGACGGTCGGCCCCGACGGTGATCGCACACTCGCGTCCGCTCACTCCAGCGACCTCGAAGAGTACGGCTGGGAGGCCCCGACGGGCAACATGCCCTCGGCGTACCTCACCGGTCTGCTCGCCGGGCTTCGCGCACAGGAAGCGGGCGTCGAGGAAGCGGTGCTCGACATCGGCCTCAACACCCCGACCCCCGGAAGCAAAGTTTTCGCAATACAGGAAGGCGCAATCGACGCCGGCCTCGAAGTCCCCCACAACGACGACGTGCTCGCCGACTGGCAGCGCACGCGCGGTGCCCACATCGCCGAGTACGACGAGCAGCTGGACGACCCGCTGTACAGCGGGGACTTCGACGCTGCGGACCTCCCGGAGCACTTCGACGAGACCCGGGAGACACTACTGGAAGGTGACATCGAACTATGAGTGCTGACAACGGCTGGGAACCCCGGACACGCCTCGGCAAGAAGGTTGCCGAGGGCGAGATCGACTCCATGCAGGAGGCGCTGAACTCGGGGCTTCCCCTGAAAGAATCGGAAGTCGTCGACCAGCTCGTTCCCGATCTGGAAGACGAAGTGCTGGACATCAACATGGTCCAGCGGATGACTGACTCCGGCCGGCGGGTGAAGTTCCGCTGTGTCGTCGCCGTCGGCAACCGCGACGGTCTGATCGGCTACGCCGAAGGGCGTGACGACCAGGTCGGCGGTGCCATCCAGAAGGCCATCGACATCGGCAAGCTGAACCTCATCGATGTCTCCCGGTCCTGTGGATCCTGGGAGTGTGGCTGTGGCCGTCCCCACACGGTCGCGCTGCGCACCAAGGGCAAGGCCGGCAGCGTCGAGGTCGAGCTCCAGCCCGCCCCGCGCGGCCTGGGCCTCGCGGGCGGAGAGACCGTCCGCAAGGTGCTCGAACTCGCCGGTATCGAGGACATCTGGACCCGTTCGTCGGGCAACACCCGCACGACGGTCAACTTCGCGAAGGCGACGTTCAACGCGCTCCAGAACACGGCCGAAGCCCGTGTCCCCCAGCGCACCTTCGAGAAGCGCGAGGTGATCGAGTGATGCACGCGCTCGTCCAGCTCCGCGGCGAGGTCAACATGCACACCGACATCCAGGACACCCTGGAGATGCTGAACATCCACCACGTGAACCACTGTACGCTCGTCCCCGAGACGGACACGTACAACGGCATGGTGACGAAGGTCAACGACTTCGTCGCCTACGGCGAGCCCAGCCAGGAGACGCTGGAACTGCTCCTGGAGACGCGCGCCGAGCCCGAGGAGGGCGACGCCGATGTCGACGACGAGTGGGTCGCCGAGCACACCGACTACGACGACATCGCCGGCCTCGCGTGGGCGCTGATCTCCGAGGAGACGACCCTGCAGGACCAGGGGCTCTCCCCGACGCTCCGTCTGCACCCGCCTCGTGGCGGCCACGACGGCATCAAACACCCCACCAAGGAGGGCGGCGAGCTCGGCAAACACGACACCGACGGGATCGACGAACTCCTGGAGGCGATGCGATAATGACGAGCAAGAAACGACGGCAGCGCGGCTCGCGAACCCACGGCGGCGGCTCCCACAAGAACCGCCGCGGTGCCGGGCACCGCGGTGGTCGCGGTGCGGCCGGTCGCGACAAGCACGAGATGCACAACTACCCGCCGCTGGGCAAGAGCGGGTTCAAGCGTCCCCAGAAGGTTCAGGAAGACGTTGCGACGATCGATGTCCGCGAACTCGACGAGGACGCCGCCTTGCTGGCCGCCGACGGCGTCGCCGAACAGGACGGCGACACCTACCACATCGATGTCCGCGAGGTCGTCGACGACGGCCACGAGGTCGACGCCGTGAAAGTACTGGGTGCCGGCCAGGTCCGCAACGAACTCAGCCTCGTCGCGGACGACTTCTCCGAGGGCGCTCGCGAGAAGGTCGAAGCCGCCGGCGGCGAGACCGAACTGACCGAGCGCGGTCAGGAACGACAATCCCGCAAGACTGACAACGAGAGCGACGAGGAATAACACACAATGACCTGGAAGGATACCGCCGAACCACTGCTCGTCCGGATGCCGGCAGTCCGCCGGCCGGAGGGGCACGTCCCGTTCAAACGGAAGCTGCTGTGGACAGCCGGTGTGCTCGTCCTCTACTTCTTCCTGACGAACGTGAAGCTGTTCGGGCTGGACATCGACGCCAGTCAGAACATCTTCGGTCGTTTCGGATCCATCCTTGCCTCCGGGCAGGGGAGCATCATGCAACTGGGCATCGGGCCCATCGTCACGGCGTCGATCGTCCTGCAGTTGCTCGGCGGTGCCGACCTACTCGGGCTCGACACCCAGAACGACCCGCGTGACCAGATCCTCTACCAGGGGCTCCAGAAGCTCCTGGTGCTCGTGATGATCTGTCTGACCGGCCTGCCGATGGTCTTTGCCGGGAACTTCCTGCCGGCCGATCAGGCGGTCGCGAGCACGCTCGGTGTCGGGGCGACGGCCGTCAAGGGGCTGATCTTCGCCCAGATCTTCGTCGGCGGTGTCCTCATCCTGTTCATGGACGAGGTCATCTCCAAGTGGGGCGTCGGCTCCGGGATCGGGCTGTTCATCGTCGCCGGCGTGAGCCAGCGACTGCTGGGCGGTCTGCTCTCGACACCGTTTATCGGCAACCAGAGCGGCATCCTGCACACCTGGTTCCTGTTCGCGACGGGCGAGCGGGCGATCGGGCCGGTGCTTGCCACCCAGGGGATCCAGACGCTGTTCGTCACACCCGGTGGCGGACGGCTGCTGGCTCTGATCACGACCGTCCTCATCTTCGCGGTGGTCGTCTACGCCGAGTCGGTCCGGGTCGAGATTCCGCTGTCGAACGCCCGGGTCAAGGGCGCTCGCGGGCGCTTCCCGGTGAAGCTCATCTACGCCAGCGTCCTGCCGATGATCCTCGTGCGGGCGCTGCAGGCCAACGTCCAGTTCCTCGGCCGGATCCTCTGTTCCCAACTCGGGAACACGCTCCCGGCCGGGCTGGGGACCTACGGCGGCCAGTGTAGCCAGCCCACCGGTGGGCTGTTCTACTTCCTGGCGCCGATCCAGACTCCCCAGGACTGGATGTGGTGGCTTCAGGGCGCGACCCAGCCGATCTGGCAGATCATGATCCGGATCGGCGTCGACCTGACGTTCATGCTGATCGGTGGGGCCATCTTCGCCATCTTCTGGGTGGAGACCACCGACATGGGGCCGGAAGCGACGGCCCAGCAGATCCACAACTCCGGGATGCAGATTCCCGGGTTCCGACAGAACGTCGGTGTCATCGAGAAGGTGCTCGAACGCTACATCCCCCAGGTCACCGTCATCGGCGGTGCCCTGGTCGGACTGCTCGCGGTCCTGGCGAACATGATGGGTACCATCGGCGGTGTCTCCGGAACCGGGCTGCTGCTGACGGTCTCGATCACGTACAAGCTGTACGAGGAGATCGCCGAGGAGCAGCTCATGGAGATGCACCCGATGATGCGCCAGATGTTTGGCTGAGGACGCCGAACATCTGGAGTACACGCTCCAACGCGCCGGATCGACTTCGAAGCACGAAACTCCGAACATCCCACCGCGGGATGGTTCTCTTCCGCTGTTTTCGACGGGTAGCGCCCTCTGTGAACCGAATTTCGCTATAGCGACGCCACCGGAAACAGTCGAAACAGGGGGGTGTCCGGCATGAGCCGGAGCTCCTACTCCGGCGACCCGCTCGATGGCACCGTCCAGTACATCACCGAGCGTCCGGAGCTGGACGATGGGGAGACCGTCGATGTCGTCGACGATCGCCTGGACGCACAGGGTGAGGAGTCCGTCGAGAACGTCCCGATCCCCAAGGACGAGCTCGACAAGCCCGATGTCGACGGGCAGATGAAACTGTCCGATTTCAAAGAGGGGTGTGGTTGATGCCTGCCAAACCATCGGAGCGGTACAGCGGACCACACCCTTGGCGCGATCCCGTCGTCTTGGAAGAGCTCTACGTCAAACGCGAGCTCAGCATCCACGACATCAGTGACATCCTCAGCTGCTCGAACGAAACTATCGGGCGGTGGTTGGATAAGCACAACATCGACACGCGGGCTTCTACACGCGAAAAAACGCCGGCGGAGCTACAGGACTCGGAATGGCTACGAGAACAGTACGTCGACAGGAACCAGTCAGCTGAGCAAATCGCTTCCGCACTAGGATGTGCGTCGACGACCGTTCGTACTTGGGTTGATAAACACGGTCTCAAACGACGTTCAAGGTCTGAGGCTCTTAAATCGAGGGCCCTTTTCGAGCCCGCCCGGTATGACACCGATAGCGAGGGATATTCCCGATGGCGTGTTTTCAGAGACGGCCAGCGGTATGAGGTCCGAGTCCACCGGCTTCTTGCTGTGGCTGAGGTTGGCGTAGACAATCTCAACGGCAACCACGTCCATCACAAAAACGGTATCCCATGGGACAACCGACCGTCTAATATCGAGGTGCTGACGCCTGAGGAACACGGGCGGAGGCACGGTGGGCAGGTTTCCGGGGGTGAGTCGGCGTGAGCGACAAGACGCCAGCAAAAAAAGTCCGGCAGTACCTTGAGCGTCACCCGGGCGCCACCCGTGCTCAACTGCTCGGTCACTTTGCCGGCGAGGACGTGACACCGTCTGTGGTCGCGGAGGCCCTCAACGAAACATCCGGTGATGACCCCCAGGTTTCAAGTGAAGATACCGGGGACCGTCTGAGAAGGTCGCAGGAGCGGTCTCAGATAGACCCCGAATGGGACCGTTGGTCCGGTGCCGACTGGGCCGACCCCGAGGCCGACGTTTACCCACCGGCGCTGCTCGAACGCGAGCAGTGGATGGGCCACCAAGAGAAGAAACCGTTTGCACCCTGGGCCGATCGCGACGCTCCCGCAGAGTGTAGCGAGGACGGCCACGACACTGCAGCAACCTGTGACTGCGACGCACGGTATAAGTGGGGCTACGAGGGCAACTACCTGGACGGCGAGGGCATCGCGATGGCCGAGGTCGATCCCCGTCTCGACGGCCGGGCCTTTCTCCAGCAACCCGAGGATCCGTTCGCCTACGTCGACGGCGACGATGTGCGCGACCCCGAGACCGGCGACGTGCACCCGGCGTTTGTCGCGATCCTGGAGCATCTCGGACTGACCTACGCCGACATCTCTCAGTCCGGCAGCGGGGCCCACGCCATCTATCGCGGCGAGCTCCCCGAGGGCGTCAAGGAGGCCTCCTGGCAGCTCGACGAGGACCCGTGGGGCGACAACGACGACCTCCCCTCCATCGAGATCTACGCCAGAAAGCGTGTCTGTGTGATGACCGGCGATCACGTTGCCGGCACGCCCACCGAGGTCCGAGAGTGGGACGATGACGTTCTGGAGACGATCGTCCGGATTAACGACGACGTCGCTGCCAGTCAGCAGGAGCGCGTCGAGGACGTCGACGCCGCTCGCGAGAGCTTCGACAGCTCCGACTACGAACCAGCTGCGACTTCGGCCGACGAGACAACGACCGACATCCGGGACATCTTCGCGGCGATCGACCGCCTGGATGCACGGCGAGTCGCTGAAGAGACGATCGTCCACCGCTGGAACGACTCGGCGTCGACGAGCGACGGGGAGCGGGCGTTCAGCCCGAGTTGGGGGAAGAGTTCGAACGGCACGGCGAACATCGTCAACGACAAGCGCTGGATGGACACCGGCGACCGTGGTGGCTACGGTGGCCCGGTTGTCATGGCGGCGATCGACGCCGGCGAGCTCGACGAGCGCCACGCTGCCGGTGGGGTCACCGGCGAGACGTGGTGGCGCGGCGTCGAACATCTCCGTGACCTCGGATTCGCGATCCCGGAGCTGGAGGAGCCCGACGACTACGACCCCGAGCAGACCAGCGGGGGGATCTCCGAACACTGGCCGATCGAAGAGTGCGAGCCGCCGGGGCTGGATCGCGAGACCGTCACGCCTCGCGAGCGCTGGGACGAGCTCCAGGGCCAGCGCTTCGAGCAGTTCGTCGACGCCGACGGCCCCGTCGCCTGGGCAGACGACCCCGGCAACGGCAAGACAACGAACGCCGCTATCGGCGCGACGAAGCGCGACCGCCCCCACGCCGTCCTCTTCGACAAGCACCAGAAGGCCCGGGAGTTTATCGAGGACGAACCCACCGCCGACGACTACTACCATCTGAAAGGCGGAGCACAGAAGCGCGGCGCCGTCTGCATGGACATTGATCACGACGACGACCAGGACATGTGTCCCGAGCATGGCCACGCCGCCGACTGCCCGCACATGTGCCCGATCTACGACTTCGGGACCGACCACGAGGGCCGCAAGCGCTACGAGGCGCTGGCCGGCGAGGTCGGGCCGGTCAAGGCACATCAGATCCTCGCTGATGACCTCCCGGGCCACGACGAGCACGGCCGGTGTGCGTGGCTGGAGCAGTTCGACGACCTCGGCAGTGAGGATCGCGTCGCCGGCGTCCACCAGTACCAGTTGCTCAAGACAGTGCAACAGCGCGGTTCCGATGGCCCGCAGCGAGACATCCTCATCGACGAGAGCCCGGACTCGCTGCGCTCCGATCGCCGGGTGACCGTTGAGGACCTCGCTCGCTGTGGCAACGCCCTAGAGGGCATGGTCTCGAACGCCGGCGACGACTACCAGGATGCGCTGGGGGAGTTCGCCCGCTTCGCCCGAGATCTCGTCGACGCGATCACTGACCCCGACGCCCCCGACACGCTGGCCGACCTGGAGGCGCCCGCCGTCGAGGGCGAGATGATCACCCGCGAGGTCGACCCCGAGGCCCTCCCCGAAGATGTCGACGAAGCCGACATCGAGACCAAGACGGTCCGCGAGCACAAGGGGATGCCCGGCGAGGGGTACACGGAGGTCGAGAAGGCCGTCGTCGAGGGGACGATGCTCGAGGAGACGCTGGCCCAGTGCAAGCTCCACTACAACGAGACGCTCATCGCTCGGATGCGAGACGATCGCTGGTCCGGGACGCCGCTGGTGTTCGACGCGCTGCTGGCCGCCGCTGCGGCGGCTGGCCTCGACGACGAGAGCGCTCGGAAGGCCATCGCCGTCGCGACGACGCTCGATCACTGCCCGTGGTGTGGCGAGGACGTTGGCTTCGACAACGGCGCCCGCCACTGCGAGAGCGCGACCTGTGACTGGCACGAGGCAGACCACAACATTACCCGTCGCGACGGGCCCATCGCACGGGGCCGCGCCGAGCTCGACCTAGAGCCCGAGAAGGCCGGCGAGCCCCAGGGGCTGTTCTACGAGGAGCTGCCCCAGCCCTCCAGTCTCCCGGACTCGCCGCTCATCCTCGACGCGACGACGACCAAGCGCAAGATCGCCGGGCTCTATCAGACGCCCGTCGACGACGTTCTCGTCACTGGCGACGAGCCCCAGGCCTTCGAGAACCTCCGGACCACGCAGGTCCTGGACGGCCAGTACCACGCCGGGACGATCGACGATAGCGAGAGTCTGCAGGGGCGAATCCAGCGCGTCATCGACACGGCGGCCGACGTCCACCAGTCGCCGCTGTTCGTCGTCAAGCGTGGGCTGCAGCCCCACTTCGACTTCCCCGATGACTCGCCAGTCTTGCACTACCACGCTGCCCGTGGGCTCAACTTCAACGACTGTGATGCCGTCGTCGCGATCGGCGCGCCCCATCCCCGCGTCGGTGACCTGGAGCGCGAAGCCGAGCTGCTCGCGATGGATCACCCCGACCTCCGGGTCGGTGGCGAGGAGCACTCGACGAGGAGCGATACTGCGGATCCCGTCTACCGGAAGCTCCACTTCGAGGACGGCGACGGACAGGGTCGGGCCGTGCCGACCAAACACTTCAG from Haloarcula pelagica carries:
- a CDS encoding 30S ribosomal protein S4e, which gives rise to MSNHQKRLSVPNSWPVERKTATFTVKAGAGPHGESGVPLLIVLRDVLGYADNRKEARYALNEDNVLINGTPVSDEERPVGMFDILAFTERDEYYRVFPGEGGRLALTAIDGDAADSKLGKIVTKSNVSGGAVQLGLHDGQTLLVEDGDAYNGGDSIVVDNESNEIVAHFEYEEGALVTAVDGAHAGEIGTVEEIQVTPGSSQNNVLVEQDDAGFETVEEYVVVIDENFTSDDDGGDDE
- a CDS encoding 50S ribosomal protein L5, yielding MSSESESSGFHEMREPRVEKVVVHMGIGHGGRDLANAEEIITEITGQTPVRTKAKRTVGEFDIREGDPIGAKVTLRDDDAHEFLQTALPLAELSEAQFDDTGNFSFGVEEHTEFPSQEYDPSIGIYGLDVTVNLVRPGYRVAKRDKASRSIPSNHRLNPADATAFVESTFDAEVSE
- a CDS encoding 30S ribosomal protein S14; translation: MSESETTDEPDAEADTERTGQLESCQRCGREQGLVGKYDIWLCRQCFREISRGMGFKKFN
- a CDS encoding 30S ribosomal protein S8: MTGNDPFASALSAIDNAESVGHLEQTVSPASNEIGSVLEVFYDRGYIDGFSFVDDGKAGEFEVELKGAINECGPVKPRYSAGADEFEKWEKRFLPARDYGTLVVTTSHGVMSHYEAREAGIGGQVIAYVY
- a CDS encoding 50S ribosomal protein L6 encodes the protein MTRVALEIPEDVTAEMDHLDLTVEGPNGSVTRRLWYPDIDVSVDGDEVVIASEEADAKTNSTVGTFESHIENMFHGVTEGWEYEMEVFYSHFPMQVDVEGDEVVIENFLGEKAARRTTVHGDTEVQIDGEELTLSGPDIEAVGQTAADIEQLTRVNDKDVRVFQDGVYITQKPNRGDA
- a CDS encoding 50S ribosomal protein L32e, yielding MELTDISGVGDAKAESLREAGFQTVDDVRGADQSALAEVTGIGNALAARIKADVGGLEVEEETEAEVEEEGEEAEPEEGVETELQPRGLADKTPDLDDEEARLLTQRHRVGKPQFNRQDHHKKNRVSTSWRRPRGQLSKQRRGIKGKGDTVEAGFRSPTAVRGKHPSGFEEVRVHNVDDLDGVDGDAEAVRIASKVGARKRELIEEAAEDAGIRVLNPTYVEVEVSE
- a CDS encoding 50S ribosomal protein L19e, coding for MTDLSAQKRLAADVLDVGKNRVWFNPDRQGDIADAITREDVRELVDEGAIQAKDAKGNSRGRARERQEKRAYGHQKGAGSRKGKAGARQNEKEAWESRIRAQREKLRDLRDDGTLTKSQYRDLYDKAGGGEFDSVADLERYIDANHGDE
- a CDS encoding 50S ribosomal protein L18 codes for the protein MATGPRYKVPMRRRREARTDYHQRLRLLKSGKPRLVARKSNKHVRAQLVTVGPDGDRTLASAHSSDLEEYGWEAPTGNMPSAYLTGLLAGLRAQEAGVEEAVLDIGLNTPTPGSKVFAIQEGAIDAGLEVPHNDDVLADWQRTRGAHIAEYDEQLDDPLYSGDFDAADLPEHFDETRETLLEGDIEL
- a CDS encoding 30S ribosomal protein S5, which gives rise to MSADNGWEPRTRLGKKVAEGEIDSMQEALNSGLPLKESEVVDQLVPDLEDEVLDINMVQRMTDSGRRVKFRCVVAVGNRDGLIGYAEGRDDQVGGAIQKAIDIGKLNLIDVSRSCGSWECGCGRPHTVALRTKGKAGSVEVELQPAPRGLGLAGGETVRKVLELAGIEDIWTRSSGNTRTTVNFAKATFNALQNTAEARVPQRTFEKREVIE
- the rpmD gene encoding 50S ribosomal protein L30, giving the protein MHALVQLRGEVNMHTDIQDTLEMLNIHHVNHCTLVPETDTYNGMVTKVNDFVAYGEPSQETLELLLETRAEPEEGDADVDDEWVAEHTDYDDIAGLAWALISEETTLQDQGLSPTLRLHPPRGGHDGIKHPTKEGGELGKHDTDGIDELLEAMR
- a CDS encoding uL15m family ribosomal protein, coding for MTSKKRRQRGSRTHGGGSHKNRRGAGHRGGRGAAGRDKHEMHNYPPLGKSGFKRPQKVQEDVATIDVRELDEDAALLAADGVAEQDGDTYHIDVREVVDDGHEVDAVKVLGAGQVRNELSLVADDFSEGAREKVEAAGGETELTERGQERQSRKTDNESDEE
- the secY gene encoding preprotein translocase subunit SecY — encoded protein: MTWKDTAEPLLVRMPAVRRPEGHVPFKRKLLWTAGVLVLYFFLTNVKLFGLDIDASQNIFGRFGSILASGQGSIMQLGIGPIVTASIVLQLLGGADLLGLDTQNDPRDQILYQGLQKLLVLVMICLTGLPMVFAGNFLPADQAVASTLGVGATAVKGLIFAQIFVGGVLILFMDEVISKWGVGSGIGLFIVAGVSQRLLGGLLSTPFIGNQSGILHTWFLFATGERAIGPVLATQGIQTLFVTPGGGRLLALITTVLIFAVVVYAESVRVEIPLSNARVKGARGRFPVKLIYASVLPMILVRALQANVQFLGRILCSQLGNTLPAGLGTYGGQCSQPTGGLFYFLAPIQTPQDWMWWLQGATQPIWQIMIRIGVDLTFMLIGGAIFAIFWVETTDMGPEATAQQIHNSGMQIPGFRQNVGVIEKVLERYIPQVTVIGGALVGLLAVLANMMGTIGGVSGTGLLLTVSITYKLYEEIAEEQLMEMHPMMRQMFG
- a CDS encoding HNH endonuclease, with the translated sequence MAEVGVDNLNGNHVHHKNGIPWDNRPSNIEVLTPEEHGRRHGGQVSGGESA